The Rhodocytophaga rosea genome has a segment encoding these proteins:
- a CDS encoding ribosome maturation factor RimP, which yields MELKEQIEDLVAVQLKGSPYFLVNVVIAGVKSVPKITVWIDGDEGVSIDKCAEISRKLGNQLEERELIPTAYTLEVSSPGIDQPLKWFRQYKQHTGRKLKVTLKDGTIKTGTLTHVQEDSILLTEEKKAKKKSETEPPAEIKLADIDKTFVLVSFI from the coding sequence ATGGAGTTAAAAGAACAAATAGAGGACCTGGTTGCTGTGCAGTTGAAAGGGTCTCCTTATTTTTTAGTGAATGTAGTGATTGCGGGTGTAAAATCTGTTCCTAAAATCACGGTATGGATAGATGGAGATGAAGGCGTAAGTATTGATAAATGTGCTGAAATCAGCCGTAAATTAGGCAATCAGCTGGAAGAAAGGGAATTGATACCTACTGCTTATACGCTGGAAGTATCTTCTCCCGGAATAGATCAGCCTCTGAAATGGTTCAGGCAATACAAGCAACATACTGGCCGTAAGTTAAAAGTAACGCTGAAAGATGGTACGATTAAAACTGGCACCTTAACACATGTGCAGGAAGACAGCATATTACTAACAGAAGAAAAAAAAGCAAAAAAGAAAAGCGAAACAGAACCTCCAGCCGAAATAAAGCTGGCAGATATAGATAAAACATTTGTTTTGGTTTCATTTATTTAG
- the dapF gene encoding diaminopimelate epimerase has translation MLIHFYKYQGTGNDFVMIDDRSETFPQDTTLVAKLCHRRFGIGADGLILLQNHPEYDFRMVYFNADGKKGSMCGNGGRCTVQFAKDLGVIADSTTFEAADGRHEAHVKDGLIHLKMGDVHQVKHMPAYDFLNTGSPHYVAFVDKLSELDVVGKGKAIRYDSVFAPGGTNVNFVEQLSDNTLFVRTYERGVEDETYSCGTGVTACALAASARHLQSPVNIKTLGGNLQVAFQSSSPEQFTNIYLIGPAQKVYEGTIEVGEQSFISGH, from the coding sequence ATGCTGATTCATTTTTATAAATATCAGGGAACCGGCAACGATTTTGTAATGATCGACGACCGCTCTGAAACTTTTCCTCAGGATACTACACTGGTAGCCAAGCTATGTCACCGGCGTTTTGGCATTGGTGCCGATGGTCTGATTTTATTACAAAACCACCCTGAATATGATTTCAGGATGGTATACTTCAATGCCGATGGGAAAAAAGGCAGCATGTGTGGCAATGGCGGACGCTGCACCGTGCAGTTTGCCAAAGACCTGGGAGTAATAGCAGACAGCACTACCTTTGAGGCTGCAGATGGCAGACATGAAGCTCATGTAAAAGACGGCCTGATCCACCTGAAAATGGGAGATGTACATCAGGTAAAACATATGCCTGCCTACGATTTTCTCAACACCGGTTCTCCTCACTATGTAGCCTTTGTAGATAAACTTTCTGAACTGGATGTAGTTGGTAAAGGCAAAGCCATACGCTATGATTCAGTGTTTGCTCCAGGCGGCACTAATGTCAATTTTGTAGAACAACTAAGTGATAATACCCTTTTTGTACGCACGTATGAGCGGGGCGTAGAAGACGAAACTTATTCCTGCGGAACGGGTGTAACAGCCTGCGCATTAGCCGCCAGTGCCCGGCATTTACAAAGCCCGGTAAATATCAAAACGCTGGGTGGTAATTTACAGGTTGCCTTTCAATCCAGCTCTCCGGAACAGTTTACCAATATTTATCTGATTGGCCCGGCTCAAAAAGTATACGAAGGAACTATAGAAGTAGGTGAGCAGTCATTCATTAGCGGGCATTGA
- a CDS encoding YpdA family putative bacillithiol disulfide reductase, translated as MEIVDVLIVGGGPCGLACAIEAAQHNLSHIVLEKGSITESIRKYPSRMRFFSTAENIEIGGIPFPTATGKASRDEALQYYRKVAAYFKLNLRLFTEVTRIEKTEDLLEVHTKGGQVFYARNVVISTGYFDFPRILNIPGEPLPHVSHYYDEPFKYAFSKVVIVGGGNSAVEAALELYRNDADVTIVHKFEDFTPAVKYWLTPDIKNRVKEGKIKVHFNTEAKAIEPGRVTVENNQTGERKDLPADFVFLLVGYLPDSRLLANSGITLTKDTLIPTYDPQTYETNVKGLYLAGTVIAGIYTEKVFIENGKLHAHTIIEDIAAKSGKKLVRENGRTKPDDQFKVVVNDG; from the coding sequence ATGGAGATAGTAGACGTACTTATTGTAGGCGGTGGTCCCTGCGGGCTAGCTTGCGCTATTGAGGCAGCCCAGCATAATTTATCACATATTGTTCTGGAAAAGGGCAGCATTACCGAATCCATACGGAAATATCCCAGCCGGATGCGGTTTTTCTCTACAGCGGAAAATATAGAAATAGGAGGAATCCCTTTTCCCACTGCAACCGGAAAGGCATCCAGAGATGAAGCCCTCCAATATTACCGCAAGGTAGCAGCTTATTTCAAACTAAACTTGAGGCTATTTACCGAAGTAACACGTATAGAAAAAACGGAAGACCTACTGGAAGTGCATACCAAAGGCGGACAAGTGTTCTATGCCCGGAATGTAGTGATTTCTACCGGTTATTTTGATTTTCCCAGAATACTCAATATTCCTGGTGAACCACTGCCGCATGTATCTCATTATTATGATGAGCCTTTTAAATATGCATTTTCAAAAGTGGTAATAGTAGGCGGAGGTAATTCTGCTGTGGAAGCGGCGCTGGAACTATACCGCAATGATGCCGATGTAACGATTGTGCATAAGTTTGAAGATTTTACCCCGGCTGTAAAATACTGGCTTACCCCAGATATTAAAAACCGGGTGAAGGAAGGAAAAATCAAAGTTCATTTCAATACAGAAGCTAAGGCCATAGAACCTGGACGCGTTACCGTTGAAAATAATCAGACTGGTGAGCGGAAAGATCTCCCGGCTGATTTTGTGTTTTTGTTGGTGGGTTATTTGCCAGATTCCCGTTTACTGGCTAACTCCGGAATTACGCTTACCAAAGATACCTTAATTCCAACCTATGATCCTCAAACGTATGAAACGAATGTAAAAGGATTGTATCTGGCAGGCACTGTTATCGCCGGAATTTATACAGAAAAAGTATTTATTGAGAATGGTAAACTTCATGCCCACACCATTATAGAAGATATAGCTGCTAAATCAGGTAAAAAGCTGGTGAGAGAAAATGGAAGAACAAAACCGGACGATCAATTTAAGGTCGTAGTAAATGACGGATAA
- the rplS gene encoding 50S ribosomal protein L19, with protein MSEIIRMIEAESKEKRGGIPEFKSGDTVNVHVKIREGNKERIQQYQGTVIQRKNLNTNGETFTVRKVSNGVGVERIFPILSPNIEKIELVRKGIVRRARLYYLKGKSGKAARIKENKS; from the coding sequence ATGAGCGAGATAATCAGAATGATAGAAGCGGAAAGCAAGGAAAAAAGAGGTGGTATTCCTGAATTTAAATCAGGCGATACAGTGAATGTTCACGTAAAAATCCGCGAAGGAAACAAAGAAAGAATTCAGCAATACCAGGGCACCGTTATTCAGCGTAAAAATCTGAATACCAACGGAGAAACTTTTACTGTCCGTAAAGTATCCAATGGTGTAGGTGTTGAAAGAATTTTCCCGATTTTATCACCCAACATCGAAAAAATCGAACTGGTACGTAAAGGTATCGTGAGAAGAGCCAGGCTATATTACCTGAAAGGCAAATCCGGAAAAGCTGCTCGTATCAAAGAAAACAAATCATAA
- a CDS encoding endonuclease/exonuclease/phosphatase family protein, producing the protein MNSHTYSDKEQRMRVFGRMQEKSIKAFSKLLFTVHVLLSIYTLAAYVSVYVSPASFWPAGFVALSLPVVIIIHLIFFVYWLLNARIKVLLPLAIILMGFPLFQRTLALHFEKPVIAADSTFKVLSFNARMFNLYKDKKSLRSTEVISWVADNDADIKCIQEFYNLSGSKIFGTIQKIAKKGNYQFYMEPLQKRNGSKGGFLGVTIFSKFPIVNKGEVVFEKASYKGIYVDVRVKKDTIRIFNVHLHSMSIPADSLFENENYQEIKETSLDVFKRLKTGFIKRSYQIAELEKHIKSSPYKVIVCGDFNDIPYSYTYQKMRSMLNNSFEDAGRGFGFTYNGKLFFLRIDNQFYDDRLSVLDFYTHRTIPYSDHFPISAIYSLKPTEE; encoded by the coding sequence ATGAATAGTCATACATATTCAGATAAGGAGCAGAGAATGCGTGTATTTGGCCGTATGCAGGAAAAATCTATCAAGGCTTTTTCAAAACTGCTGTTTACGGTGCATGTACTTCTGAGTATTTACACGCTTGCTGCTTACGTTTCTGTATACGTTTCACCGGCTTCCTTCTGGCCTGCCGGATTTGTGGCTTTATCTCTGCCGGTTGTTATCATCATTCACCTGATTTTTTTTGTTTACTGGCTGCTCAATGCAAGAATAAAAGTATTACTGCCGCTTGCTATTATTTTAATGGGATTTCCTTTGTTTCAGCGTACACTGGCATTACACTTTGAAAAACCTGTTATTGCAGCAGACTCAACGTTTAAAGTGCTCAGCTTTAACGCCCGCATGTTCAATTTATATAAGGATAAAAAAAGCCTGCGTTCTACAGAAGTAATCTCCTGGGTAGCCGATAATGATGCAGATATTAAATGCATACAGGAGTTTTATAATTTAAGCGGCTCCAAAATTTTTGGTACCATACAAAAAATTGCAAAAAAAGGAAATTACCAGTTTTATATGGAGCCCCTGCAAAAAAGAAATGGAAGTAAAGGCGGCTTTCTGGGCGTTACTATTTTTTCAAAGTTTCCGATTGTAAACAAAGGGGAAGTCGTATTTGAGAAAGCTTCTTATAAAGGTATTTATGTAGATGTACGTGTGAAAAAAGATACGATCCGTATTTTTAATGTGCATTTGCATTCCATGAGCATTCCGGCAGACAGCCTGTTTGAAAATGAGAATTATCAAGAGATTAAGGAAACCTCTCTGGACGTATTTAAACGCCTGAAAACAGGCTTTATCAAACGGAGCTATCAAATCGCTGAACTTGAAAAACACATTAAATCGAGCCCATATAAAGTGATTGTGTGTGGTGATTTTAATGATATTCCCTATAGTTATACGTATCAGAAAATGCGCAGTATGCTGAATAATTCTTTTGAAGATGCCGGCAGGGGATTTGGTTTTACCTATAATGGCAAACTCTTCTTTCTGCGGATTGATAACCAGTTTTATGACGACCGCTTATCAGTACTCGATTTTTATACCCATCGTACCATTCCTTATTCAGATCACTTTCCGATTTCAGCCATCTATTCACTAAAGCCAACAGAAGAATAG